A genomic stretch from Argiope bruennichi chromosome 2, qqArgBrue1.1, whole genome shotgun sequence includes:
- the LOC129961877 gene encoding forkhead box protein N3-like gives MAVEEHSDEEKAIFAMTTNFKHGQNGSLAVRTTSSSPTVFFTANPEKESTGVDDDELTSLAWLQDTNLLKNFQMGSYGIEGEEVLSDSPSSDYLDETAEHVTVAGDEGEQNVEPLPAHSPYNPTLHANSKPPFSFSCLIFMAIEDSINKALPVKDIYNWILTHFPYFQNAPTGWKNSVRHNLSLSKCFRKVEKEKGQNVGKGSLWCIDPEFRPNLLQALQKAPSMANLEFSHFSYLSPAYCQNGRTESEVKPCLLVSSQEAIQIPSPELFPFLSRRLASSMKDPEVDAAATMLTLKNGPNLSLHNMSDESENDSIQCSQWFPRKRLRLKPTSHGAKKPKVKPIIITSPSEDHTYSASLDLPVSSPKACNTVNKDEVHWSNEKSTHEGNISANGNHAPKSISVLRKNAEEEGAHALMNLAEIASKRLLKKTNSKTS, from the exons ATGGCTGTTGAAGAACATTCTGATGAAGAAAAAGCCATTTTTGCCATGACCACAAACTTCAAACATGGCCAGAATGGATCCCTTGCTGTAAGGACAACTTCATCATCACCAACAGTGTTTTTCACCGCCAATCCTGAAAAAGAGTCCACTGGTGTGGATGATGACGAACTCACCAGCCTCGCCTGGCTACAAGACACCAATTTGCTCAAGAACTTCCAAATGGGCTCCTACGGAATCGAAGGTGAGGAAGTGCTTAGTGACAGTCCGTCAAGCGACTACTTGGATGAAACAGCAGAACATGTCACAGTGGCCGGGGACGAAGGGGAGCAGAACGTGGAACCTCTGCCTGCCCATTCTCCCTACAACCCGACTTTGCACGCCAATTCGAAACCCCCCTTTTCTTTCAGCTGTCTCATCTTCATGGCAATCGAGGACTCTATCAACAAAGCATTGCCCgtgaaagatatttataattggATTTTAACTCATTTCCCGTATTTCCAAAATGCGCCGACTGGATGGAAAAACTCTGTTCGGCACAATTTGTCTCTCAGCAAGTGCTTTCGTAAAGTGGAAAAGGAAAAAGGGCAG AATGTGGGGAAAGGATCATTGTGGTGTATTGATCCAGAGTTCCGTCCCAATCTTTTACAAGCCTTACAGAAAGCTCCAAGTATGGCAAACTTAGAGTTCAGTCACTTTTCTTATTTGTCTCCAGCCTACTGCCAAAATGGGAGGACAGAAAG TGAAGTGAAGCCCTGTCTTTTAGTGTCTTCTCAAGAAGCAATACAGATTCCTTCTCCTG AGCTTTTTCCATTTCTGTCCCGTCGTCTTGCAAGCAGTATGAAAG ATCCTGAGGTAGATGCTGCTGCCACCATGCTCACTTTAAAAAATGGCCCTAACCTTTCACTACACA ATATGAGTGATGAATCTGAAAATGATTCCATTCAATGCTCTCAATGGTTCCCAAGAAAAAGATTGCGCCTGAA GCCAACATCTCATGGGGCAAAAAAGCCTAAGGTAAAGCCCATTATCATAACCAGCCCTAGCGAAGACCACACCTACAGTGCCTCTTTGGATCTGCCTGTCTCCAGCCCAAAAGCGTGCAATACAGTGAACAAGGATGAAGTGCATTGGTCAAACGAGAAGAGCACTCATGAGGGGAACATCTCAGCTAATGGAAATCATGCTCCAAAATCAATCTCTGTTCTGAGGAAGAATGCCGAGGAGGAAGGGGCACATGCCCTCATGAATTTGGCTGAAATTGCCTCCAAAAGGCTGTTGAAGAAAACAAATAGCAAAACCTCCTGA